Proteins encoded in a region of the Pseudomonas sp. PDNC002 genome:
- the tssB gene encoding type VI secretion system contractile sheath small subunit: MAESTQHKLDRVRPPRVQITYDVEIGNAIEKKELPLVVGILADLSGKPATPLPKLGERRFTEIDRDNFNAVLASTAPRVALQVDNTLSNDGTRLNVELNFRHIDDFDPVSIVNQVVPLRRLFEARQRLRDLLTKLDGNDELDQLLQDVVSNTEGLQEIRATHPVTADAGAANDATDAADGEAPTEPQA; this comes from the coding sequence ATGGCAGAGAGCACACAGCACAAGCTCGACCGGGTACGTCCTCCCCGGGTCCAGATCACCTACGACGTCGAGATCGGCAACGCCATCGAGAAGAAGGAATTGCCTCTGGTGGTCGGCATCCTCGCCGACCTCTCCGGCAAGCCGGCCACCCCGCTACCCAAGCTCGGCGAACGCCGCTTCACCGAGATCGACCGCGACAACTTCAACGCCGTACTGGCCTCCACCGCTCCCCGCGTGGCACTGCAGGTGGACAACACCCTGAGCAACGACGGCACCCGGCTCAACGTCGAGTTGAACTTCAGGCACATCGACGATTTCGACCCGGTCAGCATCGTCAACCAGGTAGTGCCGCTGCGCCGCCTTTTCGAGGCCCGCCAGCGCCTGCGCGACCTGCTCACCAAGCTCGACGGCAACGACGAACTCGACCAGTTGCTGCAGGACGTGGTGAGCAACACCGAAGGCTTGCAGGAAATCCGCGCCACCCACCCGGTGACCGCCGATGCCGGCGCCGCCAACGATGCGACCGACGCCGCCGACGGCGAAGCGCCCACCGAACCGCAAGCCTGA
- a CDS encoding TonB-dependent siderophore receptor, producing MNRSSRRLSPLALALQLGLATSLGLPALSLPAQADSRSFDIPAGPLGNALNRYASQAGVALSFDAGQVRGRQAPALHGSYSLEEGFAHLLRGSGLQAQAVADGYVLAPADDAMEMAPTTINGATLESAWGPVEGYVATRTGTATKTDTPILEVPQTINVITADQIQTQGAQNLTQALRYTPGLGVNGYTDRNSIADEITSRGFAPTPLYLDGAYLPYAGSLGGAPQIDPYTLERVEVLKGPSSVLYGQNQPGGLVNMVSKRPTTEQRSQVRFGLGSYHRVNGAFDTSGPLDEQKTFSYRVIGVAKKGNEQVDHTHSERMLLAPSLTWAPTEDTTLTLLAQVQRDDGLEDYQSLPRIGSLVRGPTGQRIDRDFFSGDSHYNDYKRDQYILGYDFSHRFNEDLQYRSTARYTDVDDRYRGFYLRSFVTDANGVTDYTRANRTKVDWRQHNSAYTLDNNLEYRFNTGALQHTTLAGVDYRHFNRKYDGYNAYDAEPVNLYGKNNSDTSSVRPELTTKWDNTVRQTGLYLQDQIKLDQWILTVGGRQDWAEVENKDLLARTITEQRDNKFTGRIGLTYVTDFGLAPYISYSESFLPTVGTAAPERGGNAFKPTEGEQYEVGVKYQPFDRTLLTAAVFQIKQKNVLTGDVDYPQYESQSGEVRSRGVELELKSSIDQFDVLAAATYIDSFYTKETYGNEDNRSEAQAPVSATAWVDYHFSQATIDGLTWGVGTRYTGRKPGDAANSFHTPAYVVYDTTVSYDLSRFSPSMNGLQARLNVQNIFDREYVSDCNYSFGCYYGQERVASLEMTYDW from the coding sequence ATGAACCGTTCTTCCCGTCGCCTCTCTCCGCTGGCCCTGGCCCTGCAACTGGGGCTGGCCACATCCCTGGGCCTGCCGGCGCTGTCGCTACCGGCCCAGGCGGACAGCCGCAGCTTCGACATTCCCGCCGGCCCCTTGGGCAACGCCCTGAACCGTTATGCCAGCCAGGCGGGCGTGGCGCTGTCCTTCGATGCCGGCCAGGTTCGCGGACGCCAGGCACCAGCGCTGCACGGCAGCTATTCGCTGGAGGAAGGCTTCGCCCATCTGTTGCGCGGCAGCGGACTGCAAGCCCAGGCGGTGGCCGACGGGTACGTGCTGGCTCCGGCCGACGACGCCATGGAAATGGCGCCCACCACCATCAACGGCGCGACCCTGGAATCGGCCTGGGGACCGGTCGAGGGCTACGTGGCGACACGCACCGGCACCGCCACCAAGACCGATACGCCGATCCTGGAAGTCCCGCAGACCATCAACGTGATCACCGCCGACCAGATCCAGACCCAGGGTGCGCAGAACCTGACCCAGGCGCTGCGCTACACCCCCGGCCTGGGCGTCAACGGCTACACCGACCGCAACTCCATCGCCGACGAGATCACCAGCCGTGGCTTCGCCCCGACACCGCTGTACCTGGACGGCGCGTACCTTCCCTATGCCGGCAGCCTGGGCGGTGCCCCGCAGATCGATCCCTACACCCTGGAACGCGTCGAAGTGCTCAAGGGCCCGTCTTCGGTGCTGTATGGCCAGAACCAGCCGGGCGGGCTGGTCAACATGGTTTCCAAGCGTCCCACCACCGAGCAGCGCAGCCAGGTCAGGTTCGGCCTGGGCAGCTACCACCGTGTCAACGGCGCCTTCGATACCAGCGGCCCGCTGGATGAGCAGAAGACCTTCTCCTACCGCGTCATCGGCGTCGCCAAGAAAGGCAACGAGCAGGTCGACCACACCCACAGCGAGCGCATGCTGCTGGCCCCCAGCCTGACCTGGGCCCCCACCGAAGACACCACCCTGACCCTGCTCGCCCAGGTGCAGCGCGACGATGGACTGGAGGACTACCAGTCGCTGCCGCGCATCGGCAGCCTGGTGCGCGGGCCGACCGGCCAGCGCATCGACCGCGATTTCTTCTCCGGCGACTCGCACTACAACGACTACAAGCGCGACCAGTACATCCTCGGCTACGACTTCAGCCACCGCTTCAACGAAGACCTGCAGTACCGCTCCACCGCGCGCTACACCGACGTCGACGACCGCTACCGGGGCTTCTACCTGCGCAGTTTCGTCACCGACGCCAACGGCGTCACCGACTACACCCGCGCCAACCGGACCAAGGTCGACTGGCGCCAGCACAACAGCGCCTACACCCTCGACAACAACCTCGAATACCGCTTCAACACCGGCGCCCTGCAGCACACCACGCTGGCCGGCGTCGACTACCGGCACTTCAACCGCAAGTACGACGGCTACAACGCCTATGACGCCGAGCCGGTGAACCTCTATGGGAAGAACAATTCCGATACCAGCAGCGTGCGCCCGGAGCTGACCACCAAATGGGATAACACCGTGCGCCAGACCGGGCTCTACCTGCAGGACCAGATCAAGCTGGACCAGTGGATCCTCACCGTCGGCGGCCGCCAGGACTGGGCCGAGGTGGAGAACAAGGACCTGCTCGCGCGCACCATCACCGAACAGCGCGACAACAAGTTCACCGGCCGCATCGGCCTGACCTACGTCACCGACTTCGGCCTGGCGCCCTACATCAGCTATTCCGAGTCCTTCCTGCCAACGGTGGGCACCGCCGCGCCGGAACGCGGTGGCAATGCGTTCAAGCCCACCGAGGGCGAGCAGTACGAAGTGGGTGTGAAGTACCAGCCGTTCGACAGGACCCTGCTGACCGCCGCGGTGTTCCAGATCAAGCAGAAGAACGTACTCACCGGCGACGTCGACTATCCGCAGTACGAGAGCCAGTCCGGCGAGGTGCGTTCGCGCGGTGTCGAACTGGAGCTCAAGTCCAGCATCGACCAGTTCGATGTACTGGCCGCGGCGACCTACATCGACTCGTTCTACACCAAGGAAACCTACGGCAACGAGGACAACCGCAGCGAGGCCCAGGCGCCGGTCTCGGCCACCGCGTGGGTGGACTACCACTTCAGCCAGGCCACCATCGACGGCCTCACCTGGGGTGTCGGCACACGCTACACGGGCAGGAAGCCGGGGGACGCGGCGAACAGCTTCCACACCCCCGCCTATGTCGTCTACGACACCACGGTCAGCTATGACCTCAGCCGCTTCTCGCCCAGCATGAACGGCCTGCAGGCGCGCCTGAACGTGCAGAACATCTTCGACCGAGAGTACGTCTCCGACTGCAACTACTCCTTCGGCTGCTACTACGGCCAGGAGCGCGTGGCCTCGCTGGAAATGACCTACGACTGGTAA
- the tssA gene encoding type VI secretion system protein TssA: MITDEAYQALLQPFPGEDVCGQSLRHDPMLDRLRELRREDDLSLPAGVWQAEPKRADWHAVAMLAEDMLAQRSKDLMVAAYLGEAWTILDGTAGLAAALGLLADLAETFGERLHPQAPDGDLAWQAAPVAWISRRYVELVRTRLPLCADWPDMPLAAWQELQRRQVLASENKVDKASAEAARQEQKRLDEVIRSGAVGGWGATLAHLQAASRHLERLEAWCDRQLQDEAPSLQGLASSIRSVDTIIRGFQAMAPHEQETATPVQPEQASAAAAAPSATSERVAFDGVPRDREDAYRQLAAIADYLARTEPHSPVPYVVRRAVEWGRMPLSALLDELVNADAEARRVWVMLGVLR; this comes from the coding sequence ATGATTACCGACGAGGCTTACCAGGCGCTGCTGCAACCCTTCCCCGGAGAAGACGTCTGCGGCCAATCACTGCGCCATGATCCGATGCTGGATCGCTTGCGCGAACTGCGCCGCGAAGATGACCTCAGCCTGCCCGCGGGTGTCTGGCAGGCCGAGCCCAAGCGAGCCGACTGGCACGCTGTCGCGATGTTGGCCGAGGATATGCTGGCGCAGCGCAGCAAGGACCTGATGGTCGCCGCCTACCTGGGCGAGGCCTGGACGATCCTCGATGGCACCGCCGGACTGGCCGCCGCGCTGGGGTTGCTGGCCGACCTGGCCGAGACCTTCGGCGAGCGCCTGCATCCCCAGGCCCCCGATGGTGACCTGGCCTGGCAGGCGGCGCCGGTGGCCTGGATTTCCCGGCGCTATGTCGAACTCGTGCGGACGCGCCTGCCGCTGTGTGCGGACTGGCCGGACATGCCCCTGGCGGCCTGGCAGGAGCTGCAGCGCAGGCAAGTGCTGGCCAGCGAGAACAAGGTCGACAAGGCCAGTGCCGAGGCGGCGCGCCAGGAGCAGAAGAGGCTGGACGAGGTCATCCGCAGTGGCGCCGTCGGCGGCTGGGGCGCCACCCTGGCGCATCTGCAAGCGGCGTCGCGGCACCTGGAGCGCCTGGAGGCCTGGTGCGACCGCCAGTTGCAGGACGAGGCGCCGAGCCTGCAAGGACTGGCGTCATCCATTCGAAGCGTCGACACCATCATCCGGGGGTTCCAGGCCATGGCACCGCACGAGCAGGAAACGGCCACGCCCGTTCAACCCGAACAGGCTTCCGCGGCGGCTGCCGCGCCATCGGCGACATCCGAGCGGGTGGCGTTCGACGGCGTGCCCCGCGACCGCGAGGACGCCTACCGGCAGCTTGCCGCGATCGCCGACTACCTCGCACGGACCGAACCACACAGCCCGGTGCCCTACGTCGTGCGTCGCGCCGTGGAGTGGGGGCGGATGCCGCTGAGCGCGTTGCTCGACGAACTGGTCAACGCCGATGCCGAGGCGCGTCGGGTGTGGGTCATGCTCGGGGTGTTGCGCTGA
- a CDS encoding type VI secretion protein IcmF/TssM N-terminal domain-containing protein, producing MSGWLVLALVLLLLVLAAAGFYLWWRSKGGEAVRAFYLTVRQMEQDQDVADRYQVPWFLLLGDPLLGERFGADWGLTPAGRAAWFGRWWADQDGALLAVPPSLFLAPEGAAGSPRAWRRLLSLLVRLRPRRPLDAIVWVLPVQRLLDPASLAQESLQLRRRFNDILLRLGLSLPVYVVVSGLEELEGFAELRAQLPEDARERPLGWSSVLQADAAWQDDNLDRGFDQVLQALQAAILEAGVLKGQLSDALYRFPNTLATLREGLRQRLAPVFQGNALGEAPRLRGLYFSGACRLADNDPWTVSTLEEAPAQQVFIRGLWQTRLLAERGLAQAVSRILRLRQRSQRIMGGVAGVVGVVWLLAMLWVWHVDSQEAQVLGQRIQAMQRDHGDSASGGEAANEIARRRLQAYWSLLQGSTRWHYSSLVFPSSWFSGFDGRMDGLLRDLARREVLVPLQQSQTAELARLKAIRSTERRANVQSDSPEQWPNFVAARDLATGVLAFEQRNRWYTELRAGTAKNALESLSKLGNEAYGLSLDPANLRDSGYLEAVLGQGIPAAPAPVDPCPKDGPLARNFRELMGLWLDQFFLADNFVRPAGFLRLHLNELKARQGNRLEELEETGALVDALRNMVELTNAAWSHGNAQEIVPGYRALLDDARQSYLLGPTIEASVVSQANKLQRAFHDQWIAAAGSRDNLLQLQPGGTLMLQDHVVALGTSIDSLLRQDFAGTALRQQDDQATDPRRLGNIDAHALNTALAYYDSYRKYREQEQARVPAEYRDALAESAAAAAASAMWGSLTESAAPSVAASASAFDVPLEPAEQVREAFAALQRKDLASALDAHLTRSALADVDQALASVNALPLFRVRSEVSAWDGSRNFGLQLYRSADTQDLKRTLNQQFDTMLAQSETHAPALAWLRGRNNLGYADQDKVRRFADLSDELAKYKAQNPISSPMLLDQLLSRDFIEMDASSCAGILKTSALVFGQGDLARFTRGLHDQAQQRCLELQQKDAAAAWAAIADYFDQYLANRFPFAYSLQAEDADPARVQHFVELLDQHLARAQQGLQLSQSADRVAAADFLARLQLARAWLGPLFVRDKGGAQGVDLDVRWRTDREAERGADQVIVWNLYAADRQLSFPGAEGQRLHWSVGEPVKLMLRWAKDSPQRPDIDPQQPSMAVADLEAGWEYGGPWALLRLLRSHVTLQRQPSTDYTDFPLALQVPVRVPNGRAPDARLFVRVSLMTQDAKQPLSLQPLPVRAPRTPFSGVGIATFAGTQELP from the coding sequence GTGAGCGGGTGGCTGGTACTGGCCCTGGTCCTCCTGCTGCTGGTGCTGGCGGCGGCCGGTTTCTACCTGTGGTGGCGCAGCAAGGGCGGCGAGGCGGTGCGGGCGTTCTATCTGACCGTGCGGCAGATGGAGCAGGACCAGGATGTCGCCGATCGCTATCAAGTGCCGTGGTTCCTGCTGCTCGGCGACCCCTTGCTGGGCGAGCGCTTCGGCGCCGACTGGGGGCTGACCCCGGCGGGGCGAGCGGCGTGGTTCGGGCGTTGGTGGGCCGATCAGGACGGCGCGCTGCTGGCGGTGCCACCGTCGCTGTTCCTGGCGCCGGAGGGCGCGGCGGGCTCGCCGCGTGCCTGGCGACGGTTGCTGAGCCTGCTGGTGCGGTTGCGGCCCCGGCGTCCGCTGGATGCCATCGTGTGGGTGCTGCCCGTGCAGCGCTTGCTCGATCCCGCCAGCCTTGCCCAGGAGAGCCTGCAACTGCGCCGCCGCTTCAACGATATTCTGCTGCGCCTGGGGTTGAGCCTGCCGGTCTATGTGGTGGTCAGCGGCCTGGAGGAACTGGAGGGATTCGCCGAGCTGCGCGCCCAGCTTCCCGAGGATGCGCGCGAGCGCCCGCTGGGTTGGTCGTCTGTCTTGCAGGCCGATGCCGCCTGGCAGGATGACAACCTCGATCGCGGGTTCGACCAGGTGCTGCAGGCCCTGCAGGCGGCCATCCTCGAAGCGGGGGTGCTCAAGGGGCAGTTGAGCGATGCGCTGTATCGCTTTCCCAATACGCTGGCGACCTTGCGCGAGGGCTTGCGCCAGCGCCTCGCCCCGGTCTTCCAGGGGAATGCCCTGGGCGAGGCGCCACGCCTTCGCGGCCTGTACTTCAGCGGTGCCTGCCGGCTCGCGGATAACGATCCGTGGACGGTTTCCACCCTCGAGGAAGCGCCGGCGCAACAGGTCTTCATCCGTGGACTCTGGCAGACACGCCTGCTGGCCGAGCGTGGGCTGGCCCAGGCCGTGTCGCGCATCCTGCGGCTGCGGCAACGCTCGCAGCGGATCATGGGCGGGGTGGCCGGCGTGGTCGGCGTCGTGTGGTTGCTGGCCATGCTCTGGGTCTGGCATGTGGATTCGCAGGAGGCACAGGTGCTCGGGCAGCGCATCCAGGCGATGCAGCGCGATCACGGCGATAGCGCGAGCGGCGGCGAAGCGGCGAACGAGATTGCGCGCCGGCGCCTGCAAGCCTACTGGTCGCTGCTGCAGGGCTCCACGCGCTGGCACTATTCCTCGCTGGTGTTTCCCAGCTCCTGGTTTTCCGGTTTCGATGGGCGGATGGATGGCTTGCTCCGCGACCTTGCCCGCCGCGAGGTGCTGGTGCCCCTGCAGCAGTCGCAGACCGCTGAGCTGGCGCGCCTGAAGGCGATCCGCAGCACCGAGCGCCGCGCCAATGTCCAAAGCGACAGCCCCGAGCAGTGGCCGAACTTCGTCGCCGCGCGCGACCTTGCCACCGGCGTCCTGGCCTTCGAGCAGCGCAATCGCTGGTACACCGAGCTGCGCGCCGGCACCGCGAAGAACGCGCTGGAGAGTCTGTCCAAGCTGGGCAACGAGGCCTACGGGCTGAGTCTGGATCCGGCCAATCTGCGCGATTCGGGCTACCTGGAAGCGGTGCTCGGCCAAGGCATTCCCGCCGCTCCGGCGCCGGTGGACCCGTGTCCGAAGGACGGCCCGCTGGCGCGCAATTTCCGCGAGCTGATGGGGTTGTGGCTGGACCAGTTCTTCCTGGCCGACAACTTCGTCCGCCCGGCAGGTTTCCTGCGCCTGCACCTCAACGAGCTCAAGGCCCGGCAGGGCAACCGGCTGGAGGAGTTGGAGGAAACCGGTGCCCTGGTCGACGCCCTGCGCAACATGGTCGAGCTGACCAATGCCGCCTGGAGCCATGGCAATGCCCAGGAAATCGTGCCGGGCTACCGCGCCTTGCTCGACGATGCCCGCCAGAGTTATCTGCTCGGCCCGACAATCGAGGCATCGGTGGTCAGCCAGGCGAACAAGCTGCAGCGTGCCTTCCATGACCAGTGGATCGCCGCCGCCGGCTCGCGGGACAACCTGCTGCAACTGCAGCCGGGCGGCACGCTGATGCTGCAGGACCATGTCGTGGCGCTGGGCACTTCCATCGATTCGCTGCTGCGCCAGGATTTCGCCGGTACCGCGCTGCGCCAGCAGGACGACCAGGCTACCGACCCGCGCCGGTTGGGCAACATCGATGCCCACGCACTAAATACCGCGCTGGCCTACTACGACAGCTACCGCAAGTACCGTGAACAGGAACAGGCACGCGTGCCGGCCGAGTACCGCGATGCCCTGGCCGAGAGTGCCGCTGCCGCCGCCGCGAGCGCCATGTGGGGCAGCCTTACCGAATCCGCGGCGCCGAGCGTGGCGGCATCCGCCAGCGCCTTCGACGTGCCGCTGGAGCCGGCGGAGCAGGTCCGCGAAGCCTTCGCCGCCCTGCAGCGCAAGGACCTCGCCAGCGCGCTGGATGCCCACCTGACACGCAGTGCGCTGGCCGATGTCGACCAGGCGCTGGCCTCGGTCAATGCCTTGCCGCTGTTCCGCGTGCGCAGCGAGGTGTCGGCGTGGGATGGCTCGCGCAACTTCGGCCTGCAGTTGTATCGCTCGGCCGATACGCAGGACCTCAAGCGCACCCTGAACCAGCAGTTCGACACCATGCTCGCCCAGAGCGAAACCCACGCGCCGGCGCTGGCCTGGCTGCGCGGTCGGAACAACCTCGGGTACGCCGACCAGGACAAGGTGCGCCGCTTCGCCGACCTGAGCGACGAGCTGGCCAAGTACAAGGCGCAGAATCCGATCAGCTCGCCGATGCTGCTCGACCAGTTGCTCAGCCGCGACTTCATCGAGATGGATGCGAGCTCCTGCGCCGGCATTCTCAAGACGTCGGCCCTGGTATTCGGCCAGGGCGACCTCGCGCGCTTCACCCGTGGCCTGCACGACCAGGCGCAGCAACGCTGCCTGGAGCTGCAGCAGAAGGACGCCGCGGCCGCCTGGGCAGCCATCGCCGATTACTTCGATCAATACCTCGCCAACCGCTTCCCGTTCGCCTACAGCCTGCAGGCGGAGGACGCCGATCCCGCGCGAGTGCAGCACTTCGTCGAACTGCTCGACCAGCACCTGGCGCGCGCCCAGCAGGGCCTGCAGCTCAGCCAGTCGGCGGACCGGGTGGCAGCGGCGGATTTTCTCGCACGCCTGCAACTGGCCAGAGCCTGGCTTGGCCCCTTGTTCGTGCGGGATAAGGGCGGCGCGCAGGGAGTGGACCTGGACGTGCGCTGGCGGACCGACCGCGAGGCCGAGCGCGGCGCCGACCAGGTCATCGTGTGGAACCTGTATGCCGCCGACCGCCAGCTGAGTTTCCCCGGCGCCGAGGGGCAGCGCCTGCACTGGAGCGTTGGCGAGCCGGTGAAACTCATGCTGCGCTGGGCCAAGGACAGTCCGCAGCGGCCGGACATCGATCCGCAACAGCCGAGCATGGCCGTGGCCGATCTCGAGGCCGGCTGGGAATACGGCGGCCCCTGGGCGCTGCTGCGCCTGCTGCGTTCGCACGTCACCCTGCAGCGCCAACCCAGCACGGACTACACCGATTTCCCGCTGGCGCTGCAGGTGCCGGTGCGCGTGCCCAATGGCCGGGCGCCCGATGCGCGCCTGTTCGTCCGCGTCTCGCTGATGACCCAGGATGCCAAGCAGCCGCTGTCGCTTCAGCCGCTTCCGGTGCGAGCGCCGCGCACGCCTTTCAGCGGCGTCGGCATCGCCACCTTCGCCGGCACCCAGGAGTTGCCATGA
- the tssK gene encoding type VI secretion system baseplate subunit TssK, with the protein MKVLPDAVCWHEGMQLLPQHFQLQGLRGEVLAARLAHAANPWFWGLEYLELDPSALSGGTVRLLALEAILPDGLPVSLAAGETLAFDARTAIAESSDASILLYLAVSPLARAGQVLPLRGRLQSANALAVPDLASGENPEPIVVWRPALRLVTEAQKADSICLPLLRVGKDAGGFVCLPYVAPTPRVTPSSSLGQALVSLCARAREKCVFLSGRLRQAQQAENTEDSQEIRRQLAALWARLPELEAALYGGAATPAHLHGLLCGMAGSWSALDPLGGVPAFPPFDFQDLLRTFAPLIEWLDATLARVRAGYRSLPFERQGNDFALLLPDLRSSSQRLVIGLRMPPGYGEGQAQEWLSGCIVGSEGSLATLGRQRMSGLEHQSMSRAEQIAYSVGEDTHLFVVQADGDWFDPAQRLCLRAPLQSGGNGPWQVVLFIVDGAGGA; encoded by the coding sequence GTGAAAGTTCTGCCTGACGCGGTGTGCTGGCACGAAGGGATGCAACTGCTTCCCCAGCATTTTCAGCTCCAGGGGTTGCGCGGGGAGGTACTCGCCGCACGCCTGGCCCATGCGGCCAACCCTTGGTTCTGGGGACTCGAATATCTGGAACTGGACCCGTCCGCGCTGAGTGGCGGGACCGTTCGACTACTGGCACTGGAGGCGATCCTGCCCGATGGCCTGCCGGTCAGCCTGGCCGCCGGCGAGACCCTGGCCTTCGATGCGCGGACGGCTATCGCCGAGTCCTCCGATGCCAGCATCCTGCTGTACCTTGCCGTCAGTCCGCTGGCTCGCGCCGGGCAGGTGTTGCCGTTGCGCGGGCGCCTGCAATCGGCCAATGCGCTGGCGGTGCCGGACCTGGCCAGTGGCGAGAATCCCGAACCCATCGTGGTCTGGCGCCCGGCACTGCGCCTGGTGACCGAGGCGCAGAAGGCCGACTCGATCTGCCTGCCGCTGTTGCGCGTCGGCAAGGACGCCGGAGGCTTCGTCTGCCTGCCGTACGTGGCGCCGACACCGCGAGTGACGCCCAGCTCGTCGCTGGGTCAGGCGCTGGTGTCGCTGTGCGCACGGGCGCGGGAAAAGTGCGTGTTCCTCTCCGGCCGCCTGCGCCAGGCGCAACAGGCGGAAAACACCGAGGACAGCCAGGAGATCCGCCGCCAACTGGCCGCGCTCTGGGCTCGCCTGCCGGAGCTGGAGGCTGCCCTCTACGGTGGCGCCGCCACGCCGGCGCACCTGCACGGCCTGCTCTGCGGGATGGCGGGCAGCTGGAGTGCGCTGGACCCGTTGGGTGGCGTACCGGCCTTCCCGCCGTTCGACTTCCAGGACCTGCTGCGCACCTTCGCGCCGCTGATCGAGTGGCTCGACGCCACGCTGGCGCGCGTTCGCGCCGGTTACCGCAGCCTGCCCTTCGAGCGGCAGGGTAATGATTTCGCGCTGCTCCTGCCGGATTTGCGCTCCTCCAGCCAGCGCCTGGTGATCGGTCTGCGCATGCCGCCCGGCTACGGGGAAGGGCAGGCGCAGGAGTGGCTGTCCGGCTGCATCGTCGGTTCCGAGGGGAGTCTCGCCACCCTCGGCCGGCAACGCATGTCGGGCCTGGAGCATCAGTCGATGAGCCGTGCCGAACAGATCGCCTATAGCGTGGGCGAGGATACCCATCTGTTCGTCGTGCAGGCCGACGGCGACTGGTTCGATCCGGCCCAGCGGCTATGCCTGAGAGCACCTCTGCAGTCGGGCGGCAATGGCCCCTGGCAGGTGGTCCTGTTCATCGTGGACGGCGCCGGCGGCGCCTGA
- a CDS encoding type VI secretion protein produces MKSTKACLCGVLLVVLGGCSWFGPKVDVDRLTLDVASKANGDAPIAVDFIAVRDADLLKLLSSMTAKQWFSDREQYRRDYQQQLSVWSLELVPGQFMEARDFPLAGKPAAGLLVFAGYNTPGAHRMRLEQQPDIWLRFDSREMRLLRADAH; encoded by the coding sequence ATGAAGTCGACGAAAGCCTGCCTGTGTGGTGTGCTGTTGGTGGTTCTGGGTGGCTGTTCCTGGTTCGGCCCCAAGGTCGACGTGGATCGCCTCACCCTGGACGTGGCGAGCAAGGCCAACGGCGATGCGCCGATTGCCGTGGATTTCATCGCGGTACGCGATGCCGACCTGCTCAAGCTACTGTCATCGATGACTGCCAAGCAGTGGTTCAGCGACCGCGAGCAGTACCGTCGCGACTACCAGCAGCAACTGAGCGTGTGGAGCCTGGAGCTGGTGCCCGGGCAGTTCATGGAGGCCAGGGATTTTCCCCTGGCCGGCAAGCCGGCGGCTGGACTTTTGGTCTTTGCTGGCTATAACACTCCCGGCGCCCATCGCATGCGACTGGAGCAGCAACCGGATATCTGGCTGCGCTTCGACAGCCGGGAAATGCGCCTGCTCCGTGCCGATGCGCACTGA
- a CDS encoding DotU/TssL family secretion system protein: MPEGSSAIYPATFGEAPLSRAFQLGWVQWRQSWEALRESAGDDTAISERVADEAQAVVRRLWRSAFAQVGDSASEQVKAMVYAFVALLDENLLFEPWAGQSVWQERPLEARLYATRNAGERVPQAIHRLLETRAPGTRDLANVYLQCLLLGFHGRLRGHKGEALHEKWRQALFAHAWQRDADSQTLLETLARPAGGAPIRLPLRRALPDGFRLVLAIAAGTALLVVLGHWLWSDVQGALEPVLDLAGTGLMSGRFV, encoded by the coding sequence ATGCCCGAAGGGAGTTCGGCGATCTATCCCGCGACGTTCGGCGAGGCACCTTTGAGCCGCGCCTTCCAGCTTGGCTGGGTGCAATGGCGGCAGAGCTGGGAAGCGCTGCGCGAGTCGGCGGGGGATGACACGGCGATCAGCGAGAGAGTCGCCGATGAAGCCCAGGCCGTGGTGCGCCGACTGTGGCGCAGCGCCTTCGCCCAGGTCGGTGACTCGGCGAGCGAACAGGTCAAGGCGATGGTCTACGCCTTCGTCGCCCTGCTCGATGAAAACCTGCTCTTCGAGCCATGGGCCGGCCAGTCGGTCTGGCAGGAGCGGCCGCTGGAGGCGCGCCTCTACGCCACTCGCAACGCGGGAGAGCGCGTGCCGCAAGCGATCCATCGCCTACTGGAAACCCGTGCACCTGGCACTCGCGACCTGGCCAACGTCTACCTGCAATGCCTGCTGCTGGGTTTCCACGGGCGCCTGCGCGGACACAAGGGTGAGGCGCTGCACGAGAAATGGCGGCAGGCATTGTTCGCCCACGCCTGGCAGCGCGATGCCGATAGCCAGACCCTGCTGGAAACGCTGGCGCGTCCGGCGGGCGGCGCACCGATCCGCCTGCCGCTGCGTCGCGCCTTGCCCGACGGCTTTCGCCTGGTGTTGGCGATAGCGGCCGGCACGGCATTGCTGGTGGTGCTCGGACACTGGCTGTGGAGCGATGTGCAGGGCGCCCTGGAGCCCGTGCTGGACCTCGCCGGCACCGGCCTGATGTCGGGACGGTTCGTGTGA